The following proteins are co-located in the Flectobacillus major DSM 103 genome:
- a CDS encoding cell division protein FtsX codes for MPKIKKLGSTPNIMVIVSLTIALFLIGLCGLLTLNARKLAEIVKQNVEVQVYLDNDLSTAKLDTIFKQIAKYPFVLAKDNSPQINFISKEVAAKQFIQESGEDFKKLLGNNNPLHNLYSVKVKEEFFTEARLKEIKKALERINGVHEVAYVENFVDEVNKNISKIYVVLSVFVFLLLLIIILLVNNTIKLALYSQRFLIRSMQLVGATDGFIRKPFVVKGALQGLISGLVACTLLIVLQQVAITKVEGLIALQELEKLVILIICILVIGILIGVTSTFQSVEKYLKLSLDDLY; via the coding sequence ATGCCGAAAATAAAAAAATTAGGTAGTACTCCCAACATTATGGTAATCGTAAGTTTAACGATTGCCTTGTTTTTAATAGGTCTTTGTGGGCTACTAACTTTGAATGCCCGAAAATTAGCCGAGATAGTCAAGCAAAATGTAGAAGTACAAGTGTACTTAGACAATGACTTATCGACGGCCAAATTAGATACTATATTCAAGCAAATTGCTAAATATCCTTTTGTATTGGCAAAAGATAATTCGCCACAAATCAACTTTATTTCTAAAGAAGTGGCTGCCAAGCAGTTTATTCAGGAATCGGGCGAGGATTTTAAAAAACTCCTTGGCAACAATAATCCTTTACATAATTTGTATTCTGTGAAAGTAAAGGAAGAGTTTTTTACAGAAGCTCGTTTGAAAGAAATAAAGAAAGCATTAGAGCGTATCAATGGCGTGCATGAAGTAGCGTATGTTGAAAATTTTGTAGACGAGGTAAATAAAAATATCTCAAAAATATACGTTGTACTGTCTGTTTTCGTCTTTTTGTTATTGTTGATTATCATTTTGCTTGTCAATAATACCATCAAATTGGCCTTATATTCACAGCGTTTTCTGATTAGGAGTATGCAGTTGGTGGGAGCTACAGATGGCTTTATTCGTAAACCTTTTGTAGTAAAAGGTGCTTTACAAGGCTTGATTAGTGGGCTTGTAGCTTGTACTTTACTTATTGTTTTACAACAAGTAGCTATCACAAAAGTAGAAGGGCTTATTGCTTTACAAGAATTAGAAAAACTAGTTATACTGATTATATGTATTCTGGTTATTGGTATACTAATAGGGGTTACAAGTACTTTTCAATCTGTTGAAAAATACCTTAAACTTTCGCTAGACGATTTATATTAA
- a CDS encoding DUF3098 domain-containing protein, whose translation MTNKEKLPFGKTNYTIMLIGIAVILAGFFIMSLDKEEFGFGFLGLTLGPIIVLAGFTIEFFAILRKA comes from the coding sequence ATGACAAACAAGGAAAAATTACCATTTGGTAAAACTAATTATACTATCATGCTAATTGGCATAGCCGTAATTTTGGCAGGATTTTTTATTATGAGCCTCGACAAAGAAGAATTTGGCTTTGGCTTTTTAGGACTAACTTTGGGGCCAATTATAGTTCTTGCAGGTTTTACGATTGAGTTTTTTGCGATACTTCGTAAAGCCTAA